The Magnolia sinica isolate HGM2019 chromosome 9, MsV1, whole genome shotgun sequence sequence catctcagccctagctagaagattagcaatccatgaattcaaataaaaagaaagaaaaataaaattgatacaagaaaaacatctctctctcttcttctcttttcttctctttctcttctctggatctgttccctggctctcctcGTCTCTTCTCTACGTTTTGCATCCTttcttatagctgctggagtggctggaatggagaaaatcgggtttggaaagctgttgtatgcgcagcgaaagcccttttcgtagcaaacttctgtacctgcataagtccctcattctttgcattttttccataaaatcaatgtctcctgggacgtttttggctgttctacatgatggacggatcagatcttccatctgatcgaagatggtgggccacaaccgcccggaagtcggcttttcgcggacgtgtgtaagccttcgcacgtccggcgctgtgatgctcggtgggccccacataagcattttcggagaaatccaccccgtccattggatgcacgacgaaatttcggtcagatatggatggttttgaacatccattgacgtGCCTCATAGAAGAAATtagaataaaatcaattttgaacgtcacaagatagtccatttgtggcctctgtatctcacacgtgtgcacctATGGGCACAAAATGTAAATATGGTTTTGTAGCTATTGAACCcgtctacatgatgaacggcttggataagacGAACAtgttaccggtggggcccacagcggtccgtaaaaacggactttccgtccgttacgcgcgccagaaacggaagtttccgtttttgaaaggaggaagtcgggtcagcgctgctgaccgacttaggctcgttcggtgcacaggcggtgcacatgtgcaccatgcacatgtcacactaggtggggtccactgtgatgctttcgagaaatccaatccgtccatcctattgctcatcttatttaaaccgtctaagtcaactttgaagtatatccagattgtaggtgggcctaaaattgaagattaatgggaTGATCTGTCTGTTGACctacttctcgagatatccaatggttgaaatttaatatgtaaggtttatttatggcctccaggtcatgtatgaagtttcgagtcaatcggatgacagaaaccatgtgatcttgcattttggaccattttcgggcctttttaacgtgaacggcttgatttccatgggtccctggcatgtaaattcttcagtcttagttccctGGAGTGCGtgccttgctctggtgacttcagagtgtcaaattcatgcttgtagtactctttttccatcaacgctcctgatttcatcctgcaacaaaaatataattaaaatattccattaagcattatcatgtacgtaaactcatgcaataattagggtctgatatgcaatattcgacccttatcatGCATCGGTAAAGAATTTACTGGTGGTAATCATCATTTGCCAGTGCTTTTGTGGTCGCCATAATTTAGTAGACTTTTCCGATGCCTATTCTCCTTTTACCAGCGCCTTTTGGTGGCCGCATGTAATCGCTTGAAAAACGTCTGAAAAAGTTGAAAAAACGCCCACAGAAGTTTATCCAAGTGCTGGTAAAGGTATTCCAAAGCACGGTTTTTAGACGCATTTAATCACGGAAAAGCGTCGATAAAGGTTTTTGCAAGCACCGATAAAAGTCTTCAGAATGGCTATAGAGATTTGAGAGGCCCCAGTTACAAGTCGTGCAATTTGCGGCTgaggccaatatatatatatatattatcattcaATTGGAACttgtatttaatatatatatatatatatatatatatatatatatatatatatatatatatatatatatttgaaacctaaaaaatgttgcaatacaattaaaacaaaatattaaacaaaaattatattacttcacaaatacacacacacacacaaaaataataagttgaaaatggtcttgaatacattaaaaaaaaaaaaaaaaatcctccatgtggtccactcctagaacgagtggcgtcaaaaggctttTGCGTTTGTGTGACTAATTTTAGGCGCAATTAATCAATATCCTACACTCATAAGGGGAAAAAAGAGAGTCAAAAACTAGTATTCCACTAAGATAgaattaatgaattaaaaaataagccATTAGTTGCAAGGTTGAAACAATATAAATTATCAATGGCTAGATGGGCCAAACATATCTAGGTCAAATTGGGATAGTCCACACTCCCTAGTTATGTCCTAAGTGAGCCTTGTCTGGGTTGAACTATCATATTCATACGGCCTGCAATCGTCTTCTAGGAAGTCGGATGGTTTAATCATGGCTGATACTAAAATCAACGCTGGATATTAGTTTGCCTTAGATAAACTTAACTTGTAACTTATCAAGTCAGAATTAAGAGAAttcaagataaaaataaaatcaagcagTGACAATGTAAGGGAGATGCAAGGGCAAAAGAGACCCATAAATCAAACATTGAATCTACGAagcaatggaaaaataaaaatttaccgaAACCTAAAAATCTCCTTTTGGGCAAGTGAAGAAACTCAACATGCTCGTATGTCCATTGTCCGTCTTGTGTAGCTATAGAATCAATGGCCAACATGTAAGAATCCCTTCAAGAATACCACAAGATCCACTgtagaaaaaattcaaaaaataaaaaataaaagcaaaagaataaaaaattcagAACTCCAACCAAATTCCCTAAGAAGAAAATCCCACCCGACGATGCTCTTCAAAACCAATGATTTTCCAGAACTCTgcaatcaaatgaaataaaatcaaagtataaaccacaTAAATCAACAAAAATGAAGAAGTTGAAGTATATGGAAACAGAAtgtgttttttcaattcatttgtCGGTTGGGTGACACTAAATGCTTTATTTCAGAATACGGGCATTCATTTAGATTATAAACAAGGAAGAATTCGAGCAGGAATTTCAAATGATCAGAAATAACACTTTATTTAGATAACAAGTGACATGGAATATGCAGCAACTGTTCTAGATTAGTAGTGCTTTTATTAGGACTGGCATTCCATACAAGTTGCCCCAAAATTCAGCAATTGGTCCATTCGATTGGTAGGCTCCACCATGGATTGACAGATAGTGCAAAGAGTTAGAACCATGGCCATCTAATTACTGCTTTGTGAATGGAATGTTAAAAAGGAAAATTGGCGCATGACCCATATGCAACAGGCATAGTCCACCAACTGGGTGGTTGTGCTTGTTTGATGAGGAGATTTTGGGTCCACTCATCTGTACTAGAGCACACTAgacgaatggtctggatcacttggAATTGGGCCCACCAATATGGATTCCTaacccaaatataaaacatttgcaatTCGTGCCAGTCACTGTAAAATACCTCGTGAGCAATAACCAATCAAGAAACAATTCCCATTTGCTATCATTTCCATTATCTAtgaagaaatttaaaataataataataatgctaaCAGATGATGTATATTCAAATAAAGCTCTTTTTTTCTCCTGTACAATAGAACATCAGAACAGGAAAAGGCTAATCTGATGGGCTTCCTATTCAAATTTCCAACGTTTTATTGAATTCCAACTGTTTCTTGAAATTTAGATAAGAAGATTGTTGCCATTTCCCAAATCATAAATAGCAACGAgaagttttgtgtgtgtgtgtgtgtgtgtgtgtgtgtgtgtgtgtgtgtgtgtgtaagagagagagagagagagggatcagTTTCATGTAACAGATTTGGAGAACACAAACATGTCCTGCTTACCCCGTTGATGCGAAGCAAGCCAAGGCCGATCTCCATGCAATGTTAAAACTTGGTAAGCATACCATCTCAAGTTCCTTACACTTCCTTGAGAGAGAGGACATCATTGTGTGGATGAGCTTCTTCCACTCGAACATCTGTTTCATCTTCAAACTGTCTCCCCACTGACACCAAAGCGGAACCTTGAATTCCAACCCGCACATACGCAAACATGTCCTGCTTACCCTGTTGATGCGAAACAAGCCAACGCCGATCTCCATGCAATGTTAAAACTTGGTAAGCATACCATCTCAAGTTCCCTACACTTCCTTGAGAGAGAGGACATCATTGTGTGGATGAGCTTCTTCCACTCGAACATCTGTTTCATCTTCAAACTGTCTCCCCACTGACACCAAAGCGGAACCTTGAATTCCAACCTGCACATAAATAATTAACTCATCACCATCTTGCAGCCAAAGGAAAAGCCAAGTTATCTATGAAAATTCTATGCAGTAGTGCACCCCTGAAACTCAGCTTACCACAGAGATTTATTGGGACAACAAAGCAAACAAAAATGGAGTCCATTTGACAGTCCCCAAATTCAGGTTTCAGCTATTTTGATGTATAGAAATGTCTCACTGTGAAAAGCTCATAATTTTTATTAACAAATAGGAGAAGTGTCCTTTTACATTTGCATGCATACACAAGTGATGGAGATTAAATCTGGACACTTGATCCACTTCATAGATTTTTCCGACCTCTAGAATGGGCAGATTATATTCTCTTGTTAAGCTTAAAATCTGATAAGCCTACACACAGATTTCCAgctaaaaacaaacaaacaactcaaatataatttTCTCAATATTTGCTAATGTAACTTCAGTTGCAGCAAGCTTTAATAAAAGGAAAATCAGGAAGTGGTGCTGGGAAATCAGGAAGTGGGGCTGGAAGCATAACTGCAGCCCAATCCCATGACatacaattaaaaaaacaaaaataaaaattaaacatgAACACATGATCTGATTcagaaataaaacatgaaaaaattaTTTGATTATCCAAGCTCCCTAGTTATGCCCTGAGTGATGCAGGCCTGGTCTAGGCTAAACTATCCCCACTGTTGATATTCATACGGCCTGCAATGGGATCGATCCCTTGTTCTTTTCctctttaataatttttctatgcTTATCTAACAAATTCGGGTGTGGGAGTAGGGAGgcgtctgtttcaaaatgttagcaagcctAAACAGCCAGTCTAAAGCACGATTTGAAGCGGGAGCAACACCTGTTTAGAGGGACTGTACAATTCACTTGAATCTCATAGAAATGATTCACCCTGCAAATTGAACCGACTTGAACAGAAAGCATAGATGTACCCCCAAAATAAATATCGTCTAGTTTCATGGTTGTTACTTGTTAGTTATTTTGGAGATAGATTTATTTAAATGAACTAAACTTGCAAGTAACATTCTATGACAAACAAATGCTTGATGACCATGTTCCACTGTTTAGAAGTGCCAGATGCTCTAAATGGTTCATGACTAAACAGAAAAGCCACATAATGTTACAAAATGAATGAGTAGAGTTTGGGTAAATTGTCAAATcctatgatgtagagcgggtcgtggacagtttcatggccaagatggatcagaaaaggcctggtcgacaacagaagtgatccggactatcggaccttagatcgggcgtatctcacaatccggaatgagttatcgggcataaaatatatggttttggggtagaacgagctactttagccaaccaacccgctacgctgggttgcgcaagctagatttgcgaaatacccctggatcgagggttatttccctattttaatttcgtttttactataaatggtaagtcttagtttgattataactcttcatccgtcgggctttaggagttgtgtccaacatgaaaagagcttagaataattaggagaacggtttggtgaagccaaataggacacttactatttttggccgaaaaccttgcgcactagtagacatcatgaccgtctataaatagtaagtttactatttatagtaagtcgcgaattctaggagttttagttgtagtttgcttctgatttctctcccattgtttggtatccctatttaaagggttgcaaACTCGTTTATTGGGATTCAttagtcaattttgaatttattagaatttatttctatttcttgctttctttcctcatggattcaagaagtctcggtgaggagtccagagaagttccgtggattcagaatagttatccccttgaggaaaacggtgatcgacctcatcacgttcgtCCCTGCATCATCTTGGTTGATGATGGGGATTCCCAAGCCTAGCTACCTGATGCAGTTGGTGTGGGCAGCATGGAAAAGGCAGCTTGGATTAATAAGGCAAGCAATTTTCTGCCTTTTATGACCCAAAATGTGGTGATTAGCACATTAAGAATCCATTCTTATCTCAATCACAACATTTCTGCATCTTATCAACCTTAAGAACCATGGAAAACTAAGCCCACACATAAAATTAAAGCTGAATGTTAGAACATTGCTTGTCAGGACTCCCCCATATCCAGATTTTCAAATTAAAATTCAGAAGTCTTATGATTTACGATCTGAATTTACAACAGAATTCTTTCTTACAATTCACAATCTAATTCACTGTCCGggatattggttcaaaacttacTGAAAGTCAAGGGAACTTGGGTATATTCACTGACAATACTGTAGTGCCAAACAGACCATATTGTTGTTCTACTTTTATGGTCTATACATGGCATAGCCAACTCCAAAGAAAACACAATATCCAATAAATAAAACCTCAAAGCTATTTAATAGTATAGATTCTATTACTAAGCCAATGCAAGAGTAATCGATGTGATGAAGATTCCAGATGATAATAGAATTGCCAAACAACaatagagaaataaaaattctctctctttattttaaaatatatgtacatattctctttttatattttccaaaaatattctgcaaaaagaaaaagaatggtgGGTATGCCAATATTAGGTTTAAAaagttgaagcatttgattgattcaACATGAAAAGAAGGCGGCATCAGTATGTTAACTTGAGGATGGAGGAAGCTACCTCTTGCCATGAGTTGAGGAGCATGTATGGCTGTTGTTTCTTCTGCATTCTCCATACAAGGAGAAGTAAATCAGTGTATGGCTTCTTGCTGTTCGGATTGCTTCGGGAGCTGTCCATCTGTTACATACAAAAAATGCATGGTGAGTTATAATATTCAAATCAGTGACAATCTGATTAAAACAAATCAATAGGAGgagagaaatttgaaaaaatgtaTTACCTCAGGATCAGGCAGATCCTTCAACTCCAGATATCCGCAACTGATGATGTCCTCTAACCCATCGTAAATCTCATGATCACCATGATGGACTACATATCTACCCAAAAAAGATCAAACACTACAGACTATGCTAGTTTTTAGCTACGGAAATAGACCGTAGCTATCATACTACGGCTTAAAACCATAGCTAAAAAAGCCCAAACCGTAGTTATAGGCTAATACCTCCACACGTTCATACAACCTGAgatagccccataagggactctacgaggcccattaaaatgtatatgttccatctaatacgtctattcgttttgaaagagaatgttagggcaagagcctaaaaaagaaaatagatcgaacgcttgagtggaccacatgataggaaacagtggagattaatacctaccattaattgatggtgtggttcaattggaccttTGATTTGCCTAAATTTTGGGGTCAttctctataaaaaaaattacaaaattaatggacggagtggatatatcaaatgcatcaagatggaccccacaaagcccttgacaagACCGTCGGT is a genomic window containing:
- the LOC131254891 gene encoding ribonuclease II, chloroplastic/mitochondrial-like; translation: MTTSAVARYVVHHGDHEIYDGLEDIISCGYLELKDLPDPEMDSSRSNPNSKKPYTDLLLLVWRMQKKQQPYMLLNSWQEVGIQGSALVSVGRQFEDETDVRVEEAHPHNDVLSLKEV